Genomic DNA from Arthrobacter sp. B1I2:
GAGATCATCCAAAGCGGCGTCATTGGCAAGGTCACCTCCGTCGACTTCAGCTGGGTGCTGGACACCGTCCACGGCGCGGACTACTTCCGCCGCTGGCACCGCGAGAAGAAGAACTCCGGCGGCCTGCTGATCCACAAGGCGTCCCACCACTTCGACCTGGTCAACTGGTGGATCGACGATGTCCCGGAGCGCGTCTTCGCCTCGGGTGGACTGAAGTTCTACGGCGACAAAAATGCTGCCGAGCGCGGCCTTGGCCCACGGCCGGAGCGGGGAACACCCGACGCCGATGCCCCGGCAACCGCAGAGAAGGACCCGTTCGCGCTTGACCTGAGGGAGGACGAGCGGCTCAAGGCCCTCTTCCTGGACAACGAGCACTACGACGGCTACCGCCGCGACCAGGACGTGTTCACCGCCGGCATCACCATCGAGGACAACCTGGCGCTGGTGGTGGAGTACCAGGGCGGCCCGCGCCTGAGCTACAGCCTGAACGCCCACAGCCCCTGGGAAGGCTACCGGGTGGCGGTCAACGGCACCGAGGGACGGGCGGAGCTGGAAGTGGTGGAACGCGCCGCCGTCCTGCACAGCACCGACCAGAAGACTGTGGTGGACCCGAGCGCCACGCCCATTGAGGAAGAAGACGCCGTTCGCCGCAACGGTGAGCGCCTGGTGGTCCAGCGCCACTGGGAGGCCGCCTACGAGGTGCCCATCGTCAACGGCGAAGGCGGCCACGGCGGCGGTGACGAGCTGCTCCTCTCGGACCTCTTCAACGGACCGGGCGAGGACCCGCTGGGCCGTCCCTCCGGCTACCTGGACGGGCTGCGGTCGGTGTCCGTGGGCATCGCCGGCAACCGCTCCCTTGAGACGTCCCTGCCCGTCCGGGTCGAGGAACTGGACCTCGGCGTCGACCTTCGCCGCGGCAAGTAGAGGAAAGAACATGAGCAGGATATTCGTTACCGGCGGATCCGGCCGCCTGGGCCGCAGCGTGGTGGCAGGGCTGGCGCAGGCAGGCCATGAGGTGGTTTCGGTGGACCGAGACGCCGTGCCCGCTGATCAGCTGCCGGACGGCGTCGTGCAGGAAACCGCGGACCTCCTGGCACCGGGCGAGGCCCTGCGCCTCCTTAAGGCAGCAAAGCCCGACGCCGTCATCCACCTTGCGGCGATCGCGGTGCCGTTCAGCGCGCCGGAGGATGTCATTTTCGGCACCAACACCCGGCTCGCCTTCGCGGTGATCAGCGCGGCGACGGAGCTGGGGGTCCGTAAGATCGTCACCGCCAGCAGTCCGACGGTCCTGGGTTACGGCTGCCCGGCGGGATGGCTGCCGCCGTCGTTCCCGCTCGATGAGCGCACGCCGCCGAAGCCCTGGAACGCGTATGCGCTGTCCAAGCTCATCGCCGAACAGACCGTGCAGATGTTCGCCGCGGCACAGGGGGAGAAGATCCGGTACGCGGCTTTCCGCCCGTGCTTTGTCATCTCGCCTGAGGAGTGGGAAGGTGCCCCCACGCAGCAGGGGCACACCCTCGCCGAGCGCCTGGCCGATCCCGCCCTCTCCGCGCCGGCATTGTTCAACTACGTGGACGCCCGGGATGTGGCGGACTTCCTGGACCTGCTGCTGCGGAAGATGGAAGACATTCCGAACGGGGAAACCTTCTTCGTTGGGGCGGCCGACGCACTGGCCGCGGCGCCCCTGGCGGAGCTGATGCCAAAGTTCCTGCCGGGAAGCCAAGCGCTCAGCGCCGGCCTGACCGGAACCAGCCCCGCGTTCTCCATTGCCAAAGCCCAGGAACTGCTGGGGTGGCAGCCCAAGCGCACCTGGCGCACCGAGCTC
This window encodes:
- a CDS encoding Gfo/Idh/MocA family protein — protein: MVNTAETTSAAAAAVTSPQDGGKARIALIGTGGRSEMYIRAIFGKHADTAELVAFSDVNPGRVEFYQKLIQELGAPGPVASFDPADLTAFIQANNIDRIVVTTPDYTHADYIVEGLRAGADVVVEKPLTIDAEGCRRITQAVHETGRNVVVTFNYRYSPRNSALKEIIQSGVIGKVTSVDFSWVLDTVHGADYFRRWHREKKNSGGLLIHKASHHFDLVNWWIDDVPERVFASGGLKFYGDKNAAERGLGPRPERGTPDADAPATAEKDPFALDLREDERLKALFLDNEHYDGYRRDQDVFTAGITIEDNLALVVEYQGGPRLSYSLNAHSPWEGYRVAVNGTEGRAELEVVERAAVLHSTDQKTVVDPSATPIEEEDAVRRNGERLVVQRHWEAAYEVPIVNGEGGHGGGDELLLSDLFNGPGEDPLGRPSGYLDGLRSVSVGIAGNRSLETSLPVRVEELDLGVDLRRGK
- a CDS encoding NAD-dependent epimerase/dehydratase family protein, with the translated sequence MSRIFVTGGSGRLGRSVVAGLAQAGHEVVSVDRDAVPADQLPDGVVQETADLLAPGEALRLLKAAKPDAVIHLAAIAVPFSAPEDVIFGTNTRLAFAVISAATELGVRKIVTASSPTVLGYGCPAGWLPPSFPLDERTPPKPWNAYALSKLIAEQTVQMFAAAQGEKIRYAAFRPCFVISPEEWEGAPTQQGHTLAERLADPALSAPALFNYVDARDVADFLDLLLRKMEDIPNGETFFVGAADALAAAPLAELMPKFLPGSQALSAGLTGTSPAFSIAKAQELLGWQPKRTWRTELKSQPTLNDEASTLVTAGGGKETS